A stretch of Scheffersomyces stipitis CBS 6054 chromosome 2, complete sequence DNA encodes these proteins:
- a CDS encoding predicted protein, with protein sequence MTSPDASSSIYSGNGHRRTLSDRTKATPASFVRHSRIYSSDGPNLGSPNASVGSLNGRSLLLQNKVQTQDLPPELSPIVNLINAQRLRTYAIGSFQIPAVYENETAWIEVEAKLTGSELAVWRPSTEEFTLENGNNEFKPKYINLIDFRVEVCKGTENQIKIYQDFQDENTVLIQFNSRMDLNDWVSAIFLSKFEYNSLNEAFTAVMLSLKGSKLADIHVLLSSKKRFAKYEWCNLRLPQISSKWLKVYVCIFPSDNKKKGRIEIYTSEKMTKKNLMVYIPNLTNAYNVYPEQANMIDVNSIMKLNGEIHVNKQYAHLFTHHTQSNNNDLVISSGAIRTFGRSESNSSLSSVAAGGPPVTPYHTHSKSLSVASTTSFFNNGPTPTPDDHHSKKLHRRTFSGASASSTSQSGTPEANSPKGSSFFKKNMSNFVTAEYLYLMPVSHPGVPAIETMIRNYFHIIDAYKLYGRPKKMISEKTDPGSLLFGLPSLPHYQYLSIDDVHNLAEQNINECIEENWTEFEWSRVFKEAISVKYKNPKKIYKGHGDIGKLYSNLDIDYDEIASP encoded by the exons ATGACCTCTCCAGATGCTTCCTCGTCTATCTACTCGGGTAACGGCCACAGAAGAACGCTTTCCGACCGAACCAAGGCAACGCCAGCCTCATTTGTCAGACATCTGCGAATTTATTCACTGGACGGCCCAAACCTCGGAAGTCCCAACGCACTGGTCGGATCTCTAAACGGCCGACTGCTATTGCTCCAGAACAAGGTCCAGACCCAGGACCTTCCACCAGAACTCTCGCCCATAGTTAACCTCATCAATGCCCAGCGGTTGAGAACGTATGCCATCGGCAGTTTCCAAATTCCGGCCGTTTACGAAAACGAAACAGCCTGGATCGAAGTTGAAGCTAAGTTGACAGGGTCTGAATTGGCCGTCTGGCGCCCCTCTACTGAAGAGTTCACCcttgaaaatggaaacaaTGAGTTCAAACCCAAGTacatcaacttgatagATTTCCGTGTTGAAGTCTGCAAAGGTACCGAGAATCAAATCAAGATCTACCAGGACTTCCAGGACGAGAACACTGTTTTAATCCAATTCAACTCGAGAATGGATCTCAATGATTGGGTTTCTGCTATTTTTTTGAGCAAGTTTGAGTACAATTCGCTCAACGAGGCATTTACAGCCGTCATGTTGTCTCTTAAAGGCTCAAAGCTCGCGGATATTCATGTTCTCTTATCGCTGAAAAAACGATTTGCAAAGTATGAATGGTGTAATTTACGTCTCCCACAGATCTCGTCCAAATGGCTCAAGGTTTATGTGTGTATCTTTCCAAGCGataacaagaagaagggaAGAATTGAGATCTACACCTCGGAAAAAAtgaccaagaagaacttgatggTCTATATTCCAAACTTAACAAATGCATATAACGTGTACCCAGAACAGGCTAACATGATTGACGTCAACTCCatcatgaagttgaatGGAGAAATCCACGTCAATAAGCAGTATGCGCATTTGTTCACTCACCACACTCAGTCTAATAATAACGATCTTGTAATTTCTTCTGG TGCCATTCGCACTTTTGGCAGAAGCGAGTCGAACAGCTCCTTGTCTTCTGTAGCTGCTGGAGGACCACCAGTAACTCCATACCACACGCATTCGAAAAGCTTGTCTGTAGCTTCGACTACTTCGTTTTTCAATAATGGTCCTACTCCTACTCCGGACGATCACCATAGTAAAAAGTTGCACCGTAGAACGTTTTCTGGTGCTTCTGCCTCCAGTACCAGTCAGAGTGGAACTCCAGAAGCAAACTCTCCCAAGGGATCgtctttcttcaagaagaatatgtCGAATTTCGTCACGGCCGAGTACTTGTATCTTATGCCTGTATCTCATCCAGGGGTTCCAGCCATCGAAACCATGATCCGTAACTACTTCCACATCATTGATGCCTACAAGTTGTACGGTAgaccaaagaagatgatcAGTGAAAAAACAGATCCAGGATCGTTGTTGTTTGGCTTACCCTCGTTGCCGCATTATCAATACCTTTCTATTGACGATGTGCATAACTTGGCAGAGCAGAACATTAATGAGTGTATCGAAGAAAACTGGACCGAGTTCGAATGGAGTAGAGTGTTCAAAGAAGCGATTTCCGTCAAATATAAAAACCCCAAGAAGATCTACAAGGGTCATGGGGACATCGGCAAGTTGTACAGCAACTTAGACATCGACTATGATGAGATTGCCAGTCCT
- the RNR2 gene encoding small subunit of ribonucleotide reductase (go_funtion ribonucleoside-diphosphate reductase activity~go_process deoxyribonucleoside diphosphate metabolism): protein MSVQQTPTNGLTGKISSLDVSNMKGKSLTDQLAAEAQQKDVSQNLAIAKANLGSVQEVTPEAKDNADEEHSAFLAKHKVHRHELKAMEKDEPLLMENTRRFVLFPIKYNEVWQMYKKAEASFWTAEEIDLSKDITDWNNRLNDNERFFISRILAFFAASDGIVNENLVENFSAEVQIPEAKCFYGFQIMMENIHSETYSLLIDSYIKDPKEADFLFNAIDNIPCIRKKADWALRWISDDDALFGERLVAFAAVEGIFFSGSFASIFWLKKKGLMPGLTFSNELICRDEGLHTDFACLLFSHLQNRPDAEIVEKIITEAVKIEKEFFTDALPSSLLGMNAELMCQYVEFVADRLLVALGNKKVYNVTNPFDFMENISLAGKTNFFEKRVSDYQKAGVMAKSGSDNKTPSNNFSFDEDF, encoded by the coding sequence ATGTCTGTTCAACAAACTCCAACCAACGGGTTGACTGGTAAGATCTCTTCTTTAGACGTGTCTAACATGAAGGGCAAGTCATTAACCGACCAACTAGCAGCTGAAGCCCAGCAAAAAGACGTGTCCCAGAACTTGGCTATTGCTAAGGCCAATCTCGGATCCGTTCAGGAAGTTACCCCAGAGGCCAAGGACAACGCTGACGAAGAACACAGTGCCTTTTTGGCTAAGCACAAAGTGCACCGTCACGAGTTGAAGGCCATGGAAAAGGACGAACCTTTGTTGATGGAAAACACGCGTcgttttgttcttttccCCATCAAGTACAACGAAGTGTGGCAAATGTACAAGAAGGCCGAGGCCTCCTTCTGGACTGCCGAGGAAATTGACTTGAGTAAGGATATCACCGACTGGAACAACCGTTTGAATGATAACGAgagattcttcatttccagAATCCTTGCCTTCTTTGCCGCTTCGGACGGAATTGTCAACGAGAACTTGGTAGAAAACTTTTCTGCTGAAGTTCAGATTCCAGAAGCCAAGTGTTTCTACGGATTCCAGATCATGATGGAAAACATCCATTCAGAGACCTACTCGTTGTTGATCGACTCCTACATCAAGGATCCAAAGGAAGCtgacttcttgttcaatgcTATCGACAACATCCCATGTATCAGAAAGAAGGCTGACTGGGCCTTGAGATGGATTTCTGATGACGACGCCTTGTTTGGTGAAAGATTGGTCGCTTTTGCCGCTGTTGAAGGTATCTTTTTCTCTGGTTCTTTTGCTTCCATCTTctggttgaagaagaagggtTTGATGCCAGGTTTGACTTTCtccaacgagttgatcTGCAGAGATGAAGGTTTGCACACCGACTTCGCCTGTTTGTTGTTCTCTCACTTGCAGAACAGACCCGATGCCGAAATCGTGGAGAAGATCATCACCGAGGCCGTCAAGATCGAGAAGGAGTTCTTCACTGACGCTTTGCCTCTGTCGTTGTTGGGTATGAACGCCGAATTGATGTGTCAATATGTCGAATTTGTCGCTGACAGATTGTTGGTTGCCTTGGGAAACAAGAAGGTCTACAACGTCACCAACCCATTCGATTTTATGGAAAACATCTCGTTGGCTGGTAAgaccaacttcttcgaaAAGAGAGTCAGTGACTACCAAAAGGCCGGTGTCATGGCCAAGTCTGGCAGCGACAACAAGACCCCGCTGAACAACTTCTCGTTCGATGAAGATTTCTAA
- a CDS encoding predicted protein, whose product MAKGKNKTSEDRNNNSRTSNGHKSKQHHVRKGRQETGASTGSGNGEKFPTKLAMWDFDHCDPKRCSGKKLERLGLIKNLRVGQKFAGVVVSPNGKGVVCPDDKEIVESNGAAVVECSWARLDEIPFNKIGGKNERLLPYLVAANPVNYGKPWKLNCVEALAACFAIVGHIDWAELLLENFSWGLTFLKINEELIRVYQKCTDSTSVQKAQDEWLEKIENESKERKQKAQTGDVWMTGNTLQEGLDEASSDSDEDTDEDSDEDSEEDTDEESEEDKPRYDSLGNLIEEEDKEPKYDSLGNLITKTTNLSL is encoded by the exons ATGGCCAAAGGAAAGAACAAGACTTCGGAAgacagaaacaacaactCCAGAACTTCGAATGGGCACAAATCCAAACAACACCATGtcagaaaaggaagacaagaaaCTGGTGCTTCTACGGGTTCAGGCAATGGTGAGAAGTTTCCTACCAAGCTAGCCATGTGGGATTTCGACCACTGTGATCCTAAGAGATGTAGTGGGAAAAAGCTTGAGAGATTAGGATTGATCAAGAATCTTCGTGTAGGCCAAAAATTTGCTGGTGTTGTCGTTTCTCCAAATGGAAAAGGAGTTGTATGTCCTGATGATAAGGAAATTGTCGAAAGTAACGGAGCTGCTGTTGTAGAATGTTCGTGGGCCCGATTGGATGAGATTCCTTTTAATAAGATCGGAGGTAAGAATGAGAGATTATTGCCGTATTTGGTAGCTGCCAACCCGGTCAATTATGGCAAACCCTGGAAACTCAACTGTGTAGAGGCGCTTGCTGCATGCTTTGCTATTGTAGGACACATTGACTGGGCCGAGCTTCTTTTGGAAAACTTTTCCTGGGGAttgacattcttgaagatcaacgaagagttgattAGGGTGTATCAGAAATGTACAGATTCTACATCTGTGCAGAAGGCACAGGATGAGTGGTtagaaaagattgaaaacGAGTCCAAAGAGAGAAAGCAAAAAGCTCAGACTGGTGATGTGTGGATGACAGGCAAT ACGCTTCAAGAGGGACTAGATGAAGCGTCTTCTGATAGCGACGAAGACACCGATGAAGACAGTGACGAGGACAGCGAAGAAGATACAGACGAggaaagtgaagaagata AGCCCAGATACGATAGTCTTGGAAATTTGAtagaagaggaagataaGGAGCCAAAATACGATAGCCTCGGAAACCTCATTACAAAAACCACCAACCTTTCCTTATAg
- the HYU1.1 gene encoding 5-oxoprolinase (go_funtion hydrolase activity; catalytic activity) — translation MTHKGIQIAIDRGGTFCDVIAKIPGQPDHVFKLLSVDPKNYPDAPTEGIRRVLEKVHGIEIPKGAKLKLDSIQSIRMGTTVATNALLERKGAGVLLVTTKGFKDVLVIGNQTRPSIFDLTAKKLSYLYDQVLEIDERVTVHGFSEGGGDKLELDETSDELVQGVTGDTIRILKKPDYEKVTQDLQAIFDQGKIKTIALSLLHSYAYPEHEAQVAKIAKDIGYTVSVSHELQPMIGMVNRTSSTVADAYLSPIINDYIHNFGNGFEGGLEAFGNKLLFMQSNGGLCPWYKFTGLKAILSGPAGGMVGYGETCYDDVTKKATIGFDAGGTSTDVSRYSGILEHIYETVVSEVSLQTPQLDISTVAAGGGSILFWKNGMFVVGPESAGSDPGPAAYRKGGPLTVTDANLYLGRLLPDFFPKIFGPNQDQPLDYELTRKKFKELTEEINKDKAKEGISLTPEEVASGFLKVAVEAMARPIRNLTEAKGFNTSDHNLACFGGSGGQFSVSLAKNLGISHVAIHKYSSLLSAYGIQLADIVIEKQSPASFVYSEQNFNSIDTKVNSLIDLAYKDYKDQHLSEFKTKLEVYLNMRYVGSDTHLLIPRIEGEYDADQRFIQRHQSEFGFTLDRKLLVDDVQVLLIVESEDKQSHNPYEEFNKLTKTIIAQKSETIRPIYFEGEGWLDTSVYLLPELKFGTIIEGPSIIIDNTQTILVEPKSKAAILSDHILILVEQEERQNLSSKIVDPIQLSVFGHRFMSIAEQMGRTLQQTAISTNIKERLDFSCALFDGNGDLVANAPHVPIHLGAMSFAVKAQRSLWDGKLEQGDVLVSNHPSAGGSHLPDITVITPVLDENNNPIFWTASRGHHADIGSISAGSMPPNSKTIYDEGAAIVTHKLCSRGKFDEVGITRILLEEPAKHPGGSGTRTLNDNISDLKAQVSANYKGITLLQRLVDEFSLDVINLYMGAIQSTAEIAVRNLLRLAYEKFGGDDLKAIDYLDDGTPIALTVKINNDTGSAVFDFTESGDEIYGNLNAPKAILYSAVLYVLRSLISSDIPLNNGCLRPIIFKTRPGSVVDPSFEAAVVGGNVETTQRIVDVMLKAFEAAAASQGTCNNFTFGITDKKNNVSFGYYETICGGSGAGPTWDGQSVVQCHTTNTRITDTELFEKRYPVILHEYSVRQGSGGDGFHKGGNGVVRDIEFTYPNLQVSCLMERRSLAPFGLLGGKSGSRGRNYWYRHNEEEPGTFRRIYLGGKCTVSISKGDRVVIMTPGGGGFGEARVDGAVNDSNAVSYPVTSSVPSILTGSVGMRSITQETN, via the coding sequence ATGACTCACAAAGGAATCCAGATTGCCATTGACAGAGGTGGAACCTTCTGTGATGTCATAGCCAAGATCCCTGGGCAGCCAGATCATGTGTTCAAGTTACTTTCGGTAGATCCCAAGAACTATCCAGATGCTCCTACCGAAGGAATCAGAAGAGTGCTTGAAAAGGTGCatggaattgaaattccaaaaggagccaagttgaagttggacaGTATCCAGTCAATCCGCATGGGTACGACTGTAGCTACCAATGCTTTGTTAGAAAGGAAAGGTGCCGGTGTCTTGCTAGTGACTACCAAAGGTTTCAAAGACGTCTTGGTAATTGGAAACCAGACCAGACCCAGCATTTTCGATTTGACAGCCAAGAAGCTCAGCTACTTATATGACCAAGTCTTGGAAATCGACGAAAGAGTCACCGTGCACGGTTTTTCTGAAGGTGGAGGTGATAAGCTTGAATTGGATGAAACTTCGGATGAGTTGGTACAAGGTGTAACTGGTGACACTATTAGAATCTTAAAGAAACCAGACTACGAAAAAGTGACACAAGACTTGCAAGCAATCTTTGATCAAGGAAAGATAAAGACTATTGCTTTGTCGTTATTGCATTCATACGCCTATCCTGAACATGAAGCACAGGTAGCTAAGATCGCCAAAGATATTGGCTACACTGTGTCCGTTTCCCATGAATTGCAGCCAATGATCGGTATGGTAAATCGTACTTCCTCAACTGTTGCTGATGCCTACTTAAGTCCTATCATCAATGACTACATCCACAACTTCGGAAATGGTTTTGAAGGTGGACTTGAAGCTTTTGGTAACAAGTTGCTCTTCATGCAATCAAATGGTGGTCTTTGTCCCTGGTACAAGTTCACCGGGTTGAAAGCCATCTTATCTGGACCTGCCGGCGGTATGGTTGGATATGGTGAAACTTGTTATGATGACGTTACCAAGAAGGCCACCATAGGTTTTGATGCTGGTGGGACCTCCACCGATGTCTCTAGATACTCAGGTATTTTGGAACATATATACGAAACTGTAGTCAGCGAGGTCAGCCTTCAAACCCCACAGTTAGATATCTCTACGGTGGCTGCAGGAGGTGGTTCCATTTTGTTTTGGAAGAATGGCATGTTTGTAGTTGGTCCTGAATCCGCAGGATCTGATCCAGGACCCGCTGCCTATAGAAAGGGTGGCCCTTTGACAGTCACTGATGCCAATTTATATTTAGGCAGATTATTGCCAGACTTCTTCCCGAAGATTTTCGGTCCTAATCAAGACCAGCCTTTGGATTACGAGTTAACTAGAAAGAAGTTTAAAGAattgacagaagaaatcaacaaggaCAAAGCTAAAGAAGGAATCAGTTTGACTCCAGAGGAAGTAGCCAGCGGATTCTTGAAGGTGGCTGTAGAAGCAATGGCTAGGCCAATCAGAAACTTGACTGAAGCTAAGGGTTTCAACACTTCGGACCATAATTTGGCATGTTTTGGCGGATCTGGTGGTCAATTCTCCGTTTCTTTGGCTAAAAATTTGGGAATATCGCATGTCGCTATTCACAAGTATTCCTCTTTGTTGTCTGCGTACGGTATCCAATTAGCTGATATTGTAATCGAAAAACAATCGCCAGCCTCATTTGTCTATTCTGAGCAGAACTTCAACAGTATTGACACCAAAGTTAATCTGTTGATTGATTTAGCTTACAAGGATTACAAGGATCAACACTTGTCAGAATTTAAGACCAAACTTGAGGTCTACTTGAACATGAGATATGTGGGCTCAGATACTCATCTCCTTATACCTAGAATTGAAGGAGAGTACGATGCAGACCAAAGGTTTATTCAAAGACATCAGAGTGAATTCGGATTCACTTTGGATAGAAAGTTGTTAGTGGACGATGTCCAAGTCTTATTAAttgttgaaagtgaagaCAAGCAGAGCCATAATCcatatgaagaattcaacaaattgaccAAGACAATTATCGCTCAGAAATCTGAAACCATCAGACCAATTTATTTCGAAGGTGAAGGATGGTTGGACACTTCGGTGTACTTGTTGCCCGAATTGAAGTTTGGTACAATTATAGAAGGTCCATCAATTATCATCGATAACACACAAACTATCTTAGTAGAACCGAAATCAAAGGCTGCCATCTTATCAGATCATATTTTGATCTtagttgaacaagaagaacgtCAAAATTTATCTAGCAAGATTGTTGATCCAATTCAGTTGTCGGTTTTTGGTCATAGATTCATGTCCATAGCTGAGCAGATGGGAAGAACTTTACAACAAACAGCCATTTCAACCAACATCAAAGAAAGGTTAGATTTCTCCTGTGCTTTATTTGATGGAAATGGTGATTTAGTTGCTAATGCTCCGCATGTTCCAATCCATTTGGGTGCAATGTCATTTGCTGTAAAGGCTCAGAGGAGTCTTTGGGATGGAAAGTTGGAGCAAGGTGATGTTCTTGTATCCAACCACCCGCTGGCGGGAGGCTCTCATTTACCAGATATTACTGTTATAACTCCCGTGTTAGATGAGAACAATAATCCTATATTCTGGACTGCTTCCAGAGGTCACCATGCTGACAttggttcaatttctgCTGGTTCCATGCCTCCTAATTCCAAGACCATCTATGACGAAGGTGCTGCTATTGTGACTCATAAGTTGTGTTCAAGAGGCAAGTTTGATGAAGTTGGTATCACCAGaatattgttggaagaaccaGCAAAGCATCCAGGTGGCTCAGGAACCAGAACCTTGAACGACAACATTTCCGACTTGAAGGCTCAGGTTTCTGCAAACTACAAAGGGATAACTTTATTGCAAAGATTAGTTGACGAATTCAGTCTCGATGTTATCAACTTGTATATGGGAGCCATTCAGTCTACAGCCGAAATTGCTGTGCGTAATCTTTTACGATTGGCTTACGAAAAGTTTGGTGGTGATGATTTGAAGGCTATTGACTATTTGGATGATGGTACACCCATTGCTTTGACAGTGAAAATCAATAATGACACGGGCAGTGCTGTGTTTGATTTCACAGAATCAGGTGATGAAATCTACGGAAATTTGAATGCACCAAAGGCAATCTTGTATTCTGCTGTGTTGTATGTTTTGAGATCGTTGATTAGCAGTGATATCCCTTTAAACAATGGCTGTTTGAGGCCGATAATCTTCAAAACAAGACCTGGTTCTGTTGTGGACCCTTCATttgaagctgctgttgttggtggtaACGTTGAAACTACTCAACGTATAGTTGATGTCATGTTAAAGGCATTTGAGGCTGCCGCAGCTTCCCAAGGAACTTGTAACAACTTCACTTTTGGTATAACcgacaagaagaacaatgTTTCCTTCGGCTACTATGAGACGATCTGTGGCGGTTCTGGAGCTGGCCCTACTTGGGATGGTCAGTCTGTAGTCCAATGTCATACAACAAACACCAGAATTACCGACACTGAGTTATTTGAGAAACGTTACCCTGTAATATTGCACGAGTATTCTGTTCGCCAAGGATCTGGCGGTGATGGTTTTCATAAGGGTGGCAATGGTGTTGTTAGAGATATTGAGTTTACCTATCCGAACTTGCAGGTGTCGTGTttgatggaaagaagatcattGGCTCCATTTGGATTGTTGGGTGGTAAGTCTGGTTCTAGAGGCAGAAACTATTGGTACAGGcacaatgaagaagagccCGGTACGTTCAGACGAATTTATTTGGGTGGAAAATGTACTGTTTCTATTTCTAAGGGTGATAGAGTTGTAATTATGACTCCTGGCGGTGGTGGTTTTGGAGAAGCAAGAGTTGATGGGGCTGTGAACGATTCCAATGCAGTTAGCTACCCGGTGACCTCTAGCGTCCCAAGTATCCTCACGGGCTCAGTAGGAATGAGATCAATTACCCAGGAGACGAACTGA